Part of the Natronobacterium gregoryi SP2 genome, CGAGTACGACCGCCAGGGCGGCGATGAGCAGATCGCGTTGGAGTGGAGAGAGCGAATCCGGCGGGGAGGGCATCGTACCGAATTCGAATCGGCTCGGATAAAAGTTTGATATTTCATATGTCGGCGTCACTCGAGGTCGATCCCACGCTCCGCCAGTAACTCCCGGAACTCGTCTTCGTCGACGATCGGCACGTCGTTGTCCCCGGCGTCGTCGCGTTTCGTCTGCCCGGGGTTCTCGCCGACGACGAGGTAGTCCGTGTTGCCGGAGACGCTTCCCGTGGCGTTCGCGCCGTGAGCCTCGACGGTCTCCTGGGCTTCGCTGCGCGTGACGCCCTCGAGCGAGCCCGTGAAGACGAAGGTCAGCCCCTCGAGTTCGTCGCCGCCGGACTCGAGTTCCGATTCCGTGGGCGAGACGTGTGCGAGCACGTCGTCGACCGCCGCGGCGTTTGCCTCGCTCGTGAAGAAGTCGTGGATCTGGCCGGCGACGGTCTCGCCGACGTCGTCGACGCCCTCGAGTCGCTCGGGTTCGGTTTCGGCAGTCTCCCGGACGGTCTCGAACCTGGCGAACTCGCGGGCGAGTTCGCGGGCCGTCGTCGGGCCGACGTGGGGGATGCCAAGCGCCGAGAGAAAGTCGGCGAGCGGTGGGTTCCGGGTGTCCTCGATTTCGGAGAGGAGGTTCTCGGCGCTCTTCTCGCCCCAGCCCTCGAGTGCGGTCAGGTTCTCGCCGTCGAGTTCGTAGAGGTCCGCGACGGACTCGAGCAGGCCGGCGTCGACTAACTGGCGGACGCTCTTCTCGCCCAGCCCCTCGAGGTCGAGGCCGTCGTCGCTCGCGTAGTACTCGATCGACCGCCGGAGCTGTGCGTCGCAAGCGAGCCCGCCGGTACAGAACGCCATCGGGCCGTCGCGTTCGATCGCACTGTCACAGACCGGGCAGTGGTCGGGAAGTTCGTAGTGGCTCTCGGGATCGTTCTCCGCTCCTTTCTCGACGACCTCCGCGACGTAGGGGATCACGTCGCCCGCCCGCTGGACGCGAACGGTGTCGCCGACGTCGACGTTCTTCTCGGCGATCTCCTCGGGGTTGTGCAGACTCGCCCGCGAGACCGTGACCCCGCCGACGTCGACCGGCTCGAGCAGGGCGACCGGAGTCACCCGCCCCGTGCGGCCGATCTGGACCGCGACGTCGACGATGGGGGTGACCTCCGCACGTGCGGGGAACTTGTAGGCGAACGCGTAGCGGTCGTGTCTGGCGGTGCGGCCGAGTTCCTCGCGGGCGTCGCGGTCGTCGACCTTGATCACGGTACCGTCGATTTCGTAGTTCAGGTCGTCTCGGGCCTCGAGCATGCGGTCGCGGTAGTCGATCGCGTCGTCGATCGACGCTGCTGTCTCGACCTGGTCCGTCACCCGCAGCCCCCACTCGGGGAACCGCTCGAGTTCCTCGCGGTGGCTGTCCTCTAAGTCGCTGGCCTCGAGCACGTCGAAGAAAAAGACCTCGAGCGGCCGCTCGGCCACGATCGAGGGGTCGAGTTGCCGGATCGTCCCCGCGGTCGCGTTTCGTGGGTTGGCAAAGGGTTCCTCGCCGCGTTCGATCCGCTCGCGGTTGTGTTCCTGGAACGCGTCTTTGGGCATGTAGACCTCGCCACGCACCGCGAGGAAGTCGGGGGAGTCGCCGTGCAGTTTTTGCGGGACGGAGCCGATGGTGCGAGCATTCTGGGTGACATCGTCGCCCTCGCGGCCGTCGCCGCGGGTGACGGCACGCTCGAGCGAGCCGTCCTCGTAGACGAACGCCATCGAGACGCCGTCGAACTTGGGTTCACAGACGTACCGAACGTCTCCCACTTCTCGACGAACTCGATCCGCGAACTCCCGGACGTCCGCCTCCTCGCCGCTCTGGTCGATCGAGAGCATCGGCGCGACGTGTTCGACCGTCTCGAACTCCTCTATTGGTTCGCCGCCGACGCTCCTGGTTGGACTGTCGGGGTGGGTGAGGTCGAACGCGTCCTCGAGTTCCTGCAGGCGTGCAAAGAGCGCGTCGTACGTGCGGTCGGCGATTATCGGATCGGTCTCGACGTAGTATCGTCGGTCGTGCTCCCGGATCGCCTCGCGGAGCAACGCGACCTGCTCGCGGGCCTCGTCCGCCGATAGCTCTTCGACGGGGTCGAAGTCGGTCGGCGGATCGCGGAGATAGGGGTTGTCTTCGTCGACGCTATCGGCGCGAGACATTCGTTGCTCGACGGTTGCGGAGCCTGCCCGATAACGTTACTGTAGTCGGCCGATCGTCGGTTAGCTCCACGGGCTGTCGCCCACCTCGGATCGAACCATCGGCCCGACCGCAACGCGGCAATCGGCCCGCGGCACGGCGATACACAGCAGGACGTAGCCGTTCGCTCGCTCGTCCTCGGTGAGCGCCTTCGGTTGGCGTCGATAGTCGAACGCGTCGGCGGCGTCGACTGCCTCCTCAGCGCCGGGCGTCTCGTCCCCACCAGCCGCGAGAACCCGGCCGACGCAGGTGATACAGGTCCCCTCCCGGCAGTCGTAGGGCAGCCGGATTCCCTCGCGCAGGGCGACCTCGAGTACCGTCTCTGTGGGACTTACGGCGACGGTATCGGTTCCGTCGTCCGGCCACTCGAGTGTCACGTCGTACTGCGTCACCGGTGCTCCGTCAGTCGCGCTCGTCGTGTATGCGGTTCGGTCATACAGTGTCGATACGGCGAGTAGGAGCAAAAGCCCTCGTGGGGATGCGATGGGAGAAGATCGGATAGGCGAGAACGAAAGAGAAGAAGAGAGGAGAGAGCGGGATTGGATATGATGGGATTGGATGGAACGGAACAGAACCGGGGAGAGCAACACAGGACAGACGATGGCAACTCGCCCGACAGCCCCCTCACGCCACGAGCGGTAACGGCTGTTGTAGTACAGTCCTCTCGCCGATCACAGGCTGGCGATCGGCAGACACTGGTGAACTGTCTTGGGGTCAAGCCCGATGACATACACCTCGACAGCGTGTAAACCAACGGGTCTTAGTCCGTGGTCGGCTTCGCCGTCTCCCGCTTCGTCGCAGTCTCCTGCTCGCCGCCGTCCTTGTAGGTGATTCGCCAGCCAGTCACACCCATCAGGAGCAACACGAGCGGCGAAATCATCCCGAAGAAGTAGTACGGAGCGTACTCGATCACGGGCACGCCAAGCGCCGACGCCATGAAGACGCCACCCGATCCCCAGGGGACGAACGCCGACGTCGTCGTTCCTGCGGCTTCGATCGCTCGAGAGAGGTTGCGACTCTCGAGATTGTACTCGTCGTAGATGTTCTGTAGCGTCATTCCCGGGACGACGATCGCCATGTACTGTTCTGCAGCCAGGAAGTTCATGGTGATCGTTCCTGCAGCTGTTCCGGCAGTCAATCCTGCAACGCTGCTGACTGTCTGTCCGATGTGGTACGCAAGCGCCGCCAGCACCCCTGTCTTCTGAAGAATTCCACCAAGTGCCAGCGCGGAGACGACGATCGAGATAACCCAGATCGAGCCAGCGAGTCCGCCGCTTGCGAGCAGTTCGTTCGTAAGGTCGACGCCCGTTTCGGGGCCGGTACCGAAGTGGACGTTTTTCCAGGCGGCGGCAAAGCCGACGCCCTGCAGGGAGATGCTGATCCCGACGCCGGCGAAGATACCGGCTCCCAACGATGGGAGTGCAGGAAATCCGTAGAACGCGAGAGCAAACGTGAGGACGAGTGGCAAAAGCGAAGTCGGTGAGATGGCGTAACTGCCCGCGAGTGCGTGCTGGATCTCGGTGACCTGTCCGGACGGAATCGTTCCGCTCGCGTCCAGTCCCAGAACGACGAACAACGCGAGCGAGATCGCAAACGCGATCAGTGTCCCGGGACGCATCGCCCGAATGTGGTCCATCAGTTCCGTGTTCGTCACTGCGGCGGCGAGGTTCGTCGTCTCAGAGAGTGGTGAGTTCTTGTCTCCAGTGTAAGCGCCCGATAGAACGGCACCGGCCGTCATGGGCTCTGGGATGCCCAGACCGGAGCCGATACCGATCATCGCGACGCCGAGCGTTCCGGCCGTCGTCCAGGACGAGCCAACCGAAAAAGCGACGACTGCCGAGAGGACAGCCGCGAACGGCAGGAAGATCTGAGGTGAGAGAAATTCCAGCCCGTAGTACATCAGCGTCGGTATCGTTCCGGAATCGATCCACGACGCGATGAGCAT contains:
- the ligA gene encoding NAD-dependent DNA ligase LigA gives rise to the protein MSRADSVDEDNPYLRDPPTDFDPVEELSADEAREQVALLREAIREHDRRYYVETDPIIADRTYDALFARLQELEDAFDLTHPDSPTRSVGGEPIEEFETVEHVAPMLSIDQSGEEADVREFADRVRREVGDVRYVCEPKFDGVSMAFVYEDGSLERAVTRGDGREGDDVTQNARTIGSVPQKLHGDSPDFLAVRGEVYMPKDAFQEHNRERIERGEEPFANPRNATAGTIRQLDPSIVAERPLEVFFFDVLEASDLEDSHREELERFPEWGLRVTDQVETAASIDDAIDYRDRMLEARDDLNYEIDGTVIKVDDRDAREELGRTARHDRYAFAYKFPARAEVTPIVDVAVQIGRTGRVTPVALLEPVDVGGVTVSRASLHNPEEIAEKNVDVGDTVRVQRAGDVIPYVAEVVEKGAENDPESHYELPDHCPVCDSAIERDGPMAFCTGGLACDAQLRRSIEYYASDDGLDLEGLGEKSVRQLVDAGLLESVADLYELDGENLTALEGWGEKSAENLLSEIEDTRNPPLADFLSALGIPHVGPTTARELAREFARFETVRETAETEPERLEGVDDVGETVAGQIHDFFTSEANAAAVDDVLAHVSPTESELESGGDELEGLTFVFTGSLEGVTRSEAQETVEAHGANATGSVSGNTDYLVVGENPGQTKRDDAGDNDVPIVDEDEFRELLAERGIDLE
- a CDS encoding 2Fe-2S iron-sulfur cluster-binding protein, encoding MTQYDVTLEWPDDGTDTVAVSPTETVLEVALREGIRLPYDCREGTCITCVGRVLAAGGDETPGAEEAVDAADAFDYRRQPKALTEDERANGYVLLCIAVPRADCRVAVGPMVRSEVGDSPWS
- the arcD gene encoding arginine/ornithine antiporter ArcD, translated to MDLDARPRTYHEISRDKRPSLGEALVPLAGMVLFLSAGMIWLGMDPQMPLLWGIAFAGIWGRYYFEYTWSDLYEGIVRSMVTGMQAIFILFVIYMLIASWIDSGTIPTLMYYGLEFLSPQIFLPFAAVLSAVVAFSVGSSWTTAGTLGVAMIGIGSGLGIPEPMTAGAVLSGAYTGDKNSPLSETTNLAAAVTNTELMDHIRAMRPGTLIAFAISLALFVVLGLDASGTIPSGQVTEIQHALAGSYAISPTSLLPLVLTFALAFYGFPALPSLGAGIFAGVGISISLQGVGFAAAWKNVHFGTGPETGVDLTNELLASGGLAGSIWVISIVVSALALGGILQKTGVLAALAYHIGQTVSSVAGLTAGTAAGTITMNFLAAEQYMAIVVPGMTLQNIYDEYNLESRNLSRAIEAAGTTTSAFVPWGSGGVFMASALGVPVIEYAPYYFFGMISPLVLLLMGVTGWRITYKDGGEQETATKRETAKPTTD